The genomic interval TTTATGGATAAAAATGAGATACACATCAAcctaatattttttcttatcgaaacatatatatgatggGTAAAGATGATGATGCATGAGGCTGTAGCGAATGAACTATAAATGTCGTTAGCTTTCCTCAATTGATTGATTGCCTGCATAATATGTTGTCCCGTCGTCTGATCAACTGATGAACTCAACAAATAATCACGAGTCATCCGGAGCTTTCTTAGCCAGTGGATTGAAACGATCAAGCATTTCAGATTTTCAGTTCCAGTCTCAATTAGAACCgaacatacacacacacacacacacacacacacagtgaACCTGTTCTGCGAATTATTGGCTCAATCATAGACATGGTTATAAGAGCCACCAGGATAGTTCACCACAACACCAAAACATAGCAATGCCTGGTAAACACATTGAAGCAAATTAAGCAAAACATATTTTCAGGGACACAACCCTACTCCTTGGAGAGGTGATGGTGAGCAAGCTGGACAGCTGGGAATTCACAAGCAGCAGCAAACAGTTGCAAGAAGAGAACCACCTAAAAGAACACAGAATGATTGAAGACAACAGGAGAGGTAGCCCGCACAACTGGGCAAATAAGATCAGATCGCCTATAATACGAAGAGGGGCAGGCACACTTATCAGCAGGAAATGAGGAACCACGAAAACAAGTCGAGCAACAATAACAGAAAATGTTATTGGGAAATAATAGAAGAGAAACATTTCCTGCGCCAATATGGCCCACCAACGAAGGCCCCCAAAGCAGACACACAGCATACTGAATGCGGAACTAAACCTATAAAGATACCAACATGTCAAGAATGAACAGAAACTCAACAAATGGTAGAAATGAAACCACAACCCAAAGGAGCAAACAAAACCTACGAGAGAATAGCCACACACAAGCTGTTAGGAATGACTGACACACGGGAAGCAGCTTCACCAGGCTAACCAGACGAGTAAAGACTGAGGCAGCAGGACTAGCAGCAGTTGGCAACATAAATGCCAAAGAAGCCAAGCCCCAATATAGAGAAACCACTATATAACCATGAGGCAGCACCAACCAGATCAAGTAGAATGCAAAGGAGGTGGCACGTACAAAAAAATACAGAAAGGAAAGTCTAACAGGCCTAAAACCATTTCCTGAAACATGGTGAGCCCCCACATCCCAACATCTGGTATGTACCGCTGACGTGCAGTGCCACCTGCATCGTGTCTCCTCTGTCTCAACAAGGAAGAAAAACTAGCAAGCTAGCTAAACAAAACCAGGAAAGAACCATGAAACAAATACCAACAAGGCAATAAGACAAGCAAGTTTGGCCGTGTACATTGGATGTAGAGGTTGGGTTTatcccattttctaaaaaaaaaattatacaagcAAGTTTAATATAACAGCAGGAAACAAGGGGATCAACCTACAAACATAGTCCAAGGCACCATGCTTTTGATGTTTAAATTTATGTTACTGTATTTTACCAGAATCCAGAGCATGAGTGTCATGAAGCATGTATTTTGTGCAACAATGAAAAATTCTGGCCAGCTAATTATCTCGTCAAATCCCAAATTGACAATCCACGACAATGGATCGAATTGCTTATTTCACCATTGTTTGCTCCAATCTACTTCCTtaacatcatttttttcctgCACGTACATAAGTTCATTTTCTTAGGTatataaacaaaaagaaagacCAATTGCGATAAAGATGATAAACATTTTTCTCGTTGTGGAATCATGCAAAAGAAAGGGATTTAtcaagaaaataatttatttttcagaaagTTATGATTAGTTACAGTTGATTTGTTTTTCAATAcaaagataatttattttttgggcAGTGGCATGCTTCACACCAATGTCATACACTACCCATTTCAGTTGTTAGCTTAACAACCCAGTTCACCGTAGGAAACACTTCTCATCAGAAAAGGACTCATGTACAACATGTGGTTTCAAGAATTCACAACCTCAAAAGGaacataaattaaattagtGAAAGGAACTGCTATAAGTGCTTCATTAATGCACCTTCCTGTCTTTTTTAAGAAGAATACAAACATTAGCAACCAAATAGCAAGTCAAATAATAATTTGATGAAAGATAATGGAAGATTCAAGCATACCTTCACTTTTCATTCGATTTGTTGGATTCATTTTTGCCTTCATTTTTGTCTCTTGATTGCTTTTCGGAGGCTGCCAAACGATTCACCAGCTTGCTGTATAACTTCTTTGCTTCCTCAAAAGCTATTCGTAATGCTGACACATGCACTGCATAACTCTTTGAGAAATCTCCTGATGATATCATCCCAACAACTTTTCCTATGGGAAGAAAAATTGGGCCTCCTGATCCACCATGGCCAAGATGAATATTCCTCATTTCAATTATCGGTAGATCTTCATTAAATGGCAGAGTAAAAGATGTTTCTTTCTGTGTACGGTATTCAGATGTCTCTGAGGGTATATGGTCGGTTGGTTCTTTCCCAAAAGACCTTGGCGTCCTGTCAAAAGTTCTTACTGTATCACTGCAGGGATAACTAACCTTTCCACTACAGAAGGAGTACATAAGAGAATGCTGGTTTGAAATAGCATATACATCTTGGCCAGGAACTAAGGTCCCATCATTTGCCAGAGAAACAGCTGGATAAGCATCTGAGCCATTAGGCACAAAACACAGAATTGCAATGTCCCAAGATTCAATTTTGTGTAAAATATAAGCCTTTTGGAACTTCTTGTCGTTTTGCCTTGCTACAAAACAGGTTTTGCCACTCACACAATGTGCACACGTCATAATTAACCCACGCTGATCAATGCAGAAACCAGTCCCTGTCCCACTACTTTCATCACTCTCTACATGAATTACCCAGACTGCACTTTTTAGTTCATCATACAATTTTTGTTCATCTTGGCCACGGATTGATTGTGCACTCCTAGTGGCATCCATCTTCtgccaaaaaggaaaaagaaaaatctaataAGAATTGTAAACCAAAAGATGTATGGCACATCCTGGTATCAAACATCTACATCCAATAGTACATACTGTTTCTAGTTTGAACAAACTTTGAAAGAGTTCTATAAAAACAACACACTTGAGATTAAATGAACTTTAGAAACAACACACTTGCAGAGGGAGTACCCATTTCCTTTGATCAGAAAGAATAAATGGTTCAAACTCCAAAGCAATTATTGGTTACGTAAAATAGATAAAATGCCATGGGAGAAGCTAACTGGATTGTGTATTCGATTAATAATATATGGATCAATCAGAGTATGGATATGTGAAACGAAGTAGACCCGTGAAATGCTCACCTAGAGTTgagaaaatatgtatatatatagttttgatTCATCCCAATCATttcaaagtactccctccgtccctaaatattcgacgccgttgatttttttaaaataagtttgaccgtttgtcttattcaaaaacttttgtgaaatatgtaaaactatatgtatgtataaaggtatatttaacaatgaatcaaatgataggaaaagaattcataattacttatttttttaataagacgaacggtcaaatatgtttaaaaaactgaacggcgtcaaatatttagggatggagggagtaaatgatTTAGCATGAGTGCATGACCAAGCAAGATATCAAAGGTTAGAGGAATCCATCGTGCTAACTACCAATTGCCTACTATattatcacaattcacaaactgTGGTTGGCTTAAAAAAAATCGAGAAGCTAGCGCAGTGGCAGGGGTCGCCGACGTGGTTCGACTCTCGTTGAGCATGCTCACCAGAAATATTTACCTCTCCCTTTATTAAAACCATTGACACCAAGCCCTTCTTGGTGTCcaacctttaaaaaaaaatttcagccTTGTAAAActcaaaaggaaaagaaaataaaatctgCCTTGTGACCGCATTTCTCAATTAGCAAAAGACGAGGGTTCGGATTGCTTAAATGGTAAGGGAAGTTTGCTGCAGTAAGATACTCCaaatgaaggaatttcggcAGAAGGAAAGTAATTAGTGCGAAAATCGAAAGGATTTAGGTAGACAAACTGAACGAACCTTCACACATGATCCGTCCGGACACGTGAAAGAGGAAAGGGCGGAATGCGGCGCGAGACGCTAGGGTGTGGAGGGCGTCCGATCCGGGCGGCTGGAGGTAAGCGACAGGGGATCGTTCAGTCggacgccgctgctgctgcttccgccgagcgccgacgccgtcggggaggaaagcgtgcgtgcgggcggcgggcgggggaggagtgcgcggcggcggcacagctGGAGGCTGGAGGCGTGGTGGTGTTCTAGCGAGGACAAGCGGGTGCCATGTACTGGGTGGGGACTGGGGATGTTTAGAGCAGAAAAATACGAATATATGTAACCCTCTATGTTTAGAGAGAAAATAAGTGTAGGCGTGCCAGTATACCTAGATACACAATGTAAACAAAACATAGGAAACATGCTCTTTATTAATCTTAAAAGATCATAAATACAAATTCCtaatgtaatatatatgtatacgcgCTCCACAATCTGTCGTTGGACAGATCTGACTTGTGCAATGTGTTCTCCCGGTTCCTGGGGCCTCGAAAAGCTCCCAGTTGATTACCTCCGCAGGTCTAGGCCTGCAGGAgaacctccgattaagctgctTGTGGTCGTCTCGTCGTCTTCGCTTCACGTTCTCCATACATGGTTGTGATGATGATgtagatgtgtgtgtgtgtgagcgcCGGCAGCGATCCACAGCCTCGTCGGTCCGTGCGCCGGTGTTGGTAACGTAGCCTTCGCATCGGCTTCGCCCGCCCTCCGTCGTCTAGCCTCGTCGGTCTTGAACAACGTGTCGATGTAGATTGTTGGTGAAGACATGCATGGAGTTGTGTAGCTCGAACGACTTGACGTCACAGCAGTTGCGTCGAGATTAGATTAGAGGAGAATCAGGAACTGTTGGAGATGATCAGCGCATGTAATAGCTGGATTTAATCACAGCTAACTCCCCGTTGAGAAGGACAAGAATGAACACTATAGCACTTTGATGACGTGTCATCTTCCGATCGGTCGGCCATGTTGCCACTATaattagcttaattagcatGCTTGCATTTGCTAACTTGCTATCTCCCCGTTGCTGCCGTCACGCCGCCGTGCGACATGTGTGTATGCGAGGCCGACGGTCGTCCTGTCGTCCTTCGGTGCTGCCGCCACGCGCCAATCGCGGATCGCCGATCCGATCATGCGATGGGAGACCGCCGGCCGTCGGTCGCCGATATTTGTTGACGCAGATCCATAGCCGTCGTCGCCTGCACGGagtgccgccggccgccggtcaCCGATCTAATCTGTAACCGAGCGATATTTGTTGACTCAGATCGATAGCCGCTACCGTCATCCGGCGCCATAACACCAGCGCACGCCGACGCGGCCGCACGAGTGTACTTCTCCATACTCTAGTTGATGCCTCTCCATGCATGCGTATGTACGTGCTGCATATGAAATAAGAAATAAATTgatcttaattaattttaccTTGGAAGACCATCGATTCCATCTCCCTCCTCATGCTCCCCTGCCGGACGCCGGTTCGTCCGaagccgctcgccaccgccggtgtgctccggccgcgcgcccGCTGTTGCTCCGGTGCTGGATGATGGATGTGTTGATGACGAGGGATGGCTGCGTCGAGGATGGATGGCTGCGTTGTGTGTTAATGGCTTGTGGATGCTAGATGCATTGGTCTATGAATGTGTGAATGAGTTCCTGAATGCCCCCGGCTGCCGAGGGGTCGAAGCCTTATATAAGGGCCTGAGGTCGGTGCTCGCCGCGTCCGCGCGCCGTTTCCTCCTCGTCAAGTTCGTTGCAGATAAGGCTTGATCGATCATTTTGTTATTTATTCATATCCTTCTTTGATTTTATCTCTTAGCTTCTCCTGGCGTCAAATATCTGATTTGTAATTCGCTTTGTTTCTCTGCTGCTGGGCCACCGTCCGATGATAAGCGCCTCGTCAGCGCTCACGCGAAGTAACTAACTCGATCAAGTTTGTTATAGAGATAAAATCAATTGGTTTGTTGGTTATCTCTTAACTCATCTGGTTTTATCTCTTTCGCATATTAACTTCTGAAATCTTGGCGGGATAGAGGTCCAGCCACCCGCGCGTAGGCAGCTATCGTCTTCGGCCATGGGCCGAGCCCATGATTAATCACTCGAATATGCATAGGTTGCTTAATTACCCAGGCATGCACACACATACGACCGTCTACtgtagtacatgcatgcatgcacgtgaTTGCCTCACCAGCCAATCTTCACACGGCTAGCTAGTTATTGGTTAACTATACATGCACACATACTAATCCAAGTATATATATCCCAGCTACCTGTGCATGCATGAATTTGCGTGTATATACATGGCCAAGCATTACGTAGAAATGATAAGCTAGCCAACTTATAAACTGCTTGTTTGCTTTGTCCATCATGAGTAAGTCTTGTGTACACATATAATCGCCAAAATACCATCAAACAGGGGAGAAGACTGCTTTCCGCTGGACCTGGAACCTGGACGCATTAGACCAAGGCTAATGATACTTCGCtataagggcagtcccaacccttaacctaggatggtgtctatgacattaactacattgctatgtaggacttttagcttatgtgacactatattaattaagagagagagtgaagagaggaagaaactgggtctcatgcaagacacagcttcaacacgagaacctatgcagtAGACACTATTAAGTTgtgcattgggagagaatagtgttttcataatagatgaagaataaatatgattggtagaaaagagagatgatgtatttattaatggcccactttaagaaaccatgggttgtagatTGTAGTtactattgtgatgtcttattgacatggcaccatagaaACTActtatggacactatgggttgggactgccctaagaTTCTTTGTAACTTCTCTCATCCTATCCATATACAATTAATGCATTGCCTATTTGTCTCTATCatagagtttcttggttcttgtgtccaagccggctgcaagtttacagcccgcttctcctctctctcctaccttctctcctccacctcagcatttagccggcttatagcctactattatacttgctcttacgGTGTGTTCGCTACAGCCGGCTCCCAACGTGCATAGTATGCACGGAAAACAGAGTggtctattagcacgtgattaattaagtactccctccgttttatattataagactttatagcattgcccacattcaaatatagatgttaataaatctatgcaaatatatgtctagattcatctgtatgaatgtgggtaatgctagaaagtcttataatatgaaacgaaggtaGTACGTCTTAGGGAGTATAACCAACTATTGTAGcttcaaatcatttatagccaatttaatagtcaatttatatagttatatataaacatatattccctccgttcctaaatatttgacgtcgttaaattttctaaacatgtttgactattcgttttattaaaaaaatttaagtaattattaattcttttcctatcatttgattcagtgttaaatattatactactactactcaacttttgaataatattcacaaaattttttgggtcaaacatatttaaaaaagtctacggcatcaaatatttaggtacggagagagtataacaCAATTTCTATATGGTCCCCCcgtcatacacacatgcatcttgAAGTCCGTActatagctagctacaaatctgtagcccgctgctattttctctcctcttttatcatctagaaatatgtttatagctggcttatagtctccTATTATACCTACTCTTATTGAAATAAATTTTAGGAATATTAAGCTTAAAACCACCTAACCAAATATACTCACTTTATCCACACTCTCAAATCAAGAGAATTCTTAGGCTATAAGAAAACGGAGggatgggaactaatccctcccgcacggaaaacgtggtccattaacatatgattaataaagttttagctttttttaaaaaatggatcaatatgatttttaagaaactttcttatagaattttttttcaaaaataatacaTCGTTTAATTGTTTGAAAAGCGCGCGCGGAAAAAGAGGGGAGTGGGTTCTCAACTCCAGGTGCCAAAGGCAGCCTTAAGCCCAATTTTAGGACCACACCTTTTGTGAGCAAGCTTCAAATCAGTCGACCGATATGACAGTTTATCAGGCATCTTACCTCTCCGCTCCAACTATGCATATGCgatcgttaaaaaaaattttcttctaaactacttatccatcTAAAATTCAATTGTACCGTTGTATTTGTtgtaattaaaattttataacaatatatcacatgattatattccgattaaagaaaaacatatgtttcaaaccATTAATACTTCATGTTTAGACATGTTTTGGCGTCTGTTTTTACTATGTTTCATAAAATTCACGGAAATGCTTGCCActcctctctcatctctctccacTTCATTAATACTTGCATGTATGCATTTTAGCGttcttcaaaatgattttttt from Oryza glaberrima chromosome 3, OglaRS2, whole genome shotgun sequence carries:
- the LOC127767909 gene encoding uncharacterized protein LOC127767909: MDATRSAQSIRGQDEQKLYDELKSAVWVIHVESDESSGTGTGFCIDQRGLIMTCAHCVSGKTCFVARQNDKKFQKAYILHKIESWDIAILCFVPNGSDAYPAVSLANDGTLVPGQDVYAISNQHSLMYSFCSGKVSYPCSDTVRTFDRTPRSFGKEPTDHIPSETSEYRTQKETSFTLPFNEDLPIIEMRNIHLGHGGSGGPIFLPIGKVVGMISSGDFSKSYAVHVSALRIAFEEAKKLYSKLVNRLAASEKQSRDKNEGKNESNKSNEK